ATCGTCCACGATTAGTAACCGGCGTGCTGGTTCGACCGTCGGGCGCGGGGCGCTCCGCTCGTTGGCTTCCTTCGCACCGGTCGGCGACGCGGGCAGGCAACGAACTCGCTGCCGAGTCCCGGTCCGTCGCTAAATGCGCGGACGGTGCCGCCGTGGAGTTCGACCAAGCTGCGGACCAACGTCAGTCCGATCCCGAGCCCGCCCTGCGCGCGGTCGAGCGTGCGGCTCTCTTGTGTGAACAGGTCAAACGCCCGGAGTAGCATCTCGGGAGCCAGCCCGATCCCGGTATCACGAACGCGGACGACCGCCTCGTCGCCGTTGCGGGCCGCGGAAAGCCAGATGCGGCCGCCGTCTTCCGTGTACTTTGCAGCGTTATTGAGCAGGTTCCCCAGGATCTGAGTGAGTCGCGTCGGGTCCGCGTCGAGGTGGATTGGTTCCGCGGGGACGGATACCTCGATCGCGTGGTGCCGGGCATCGATCAGTGGGCGCGCGGTTTCTACGGCGCGAGTTACTGCGTCCGCGAGAACCAGCAGCTCCTTCCTCAATTCAACCTTCCCGCGAGTGAAACGCGAGACGTCGAGCAGGTCGTCCACCATGTGAACCATTTGCCCCACCTGACGGCCCAACATTTCGGCCAGCCGCGTCACAACGGGGTCGTGGGTGTACGTCGCTTGAAGAATCTGAACAGCGTTCCGCACCGGAGCGAGTGGATTACGAAGTTCGTGGGCCAACATTGCCAGGAACTCGTCCTTGCGGCGGTCGGCCTCGGCCAACTCCCCGACCCGCAGTCGTAGTTCCGCGTCCAATTGTTTGCGCTCGGCCGCCGTTCCAATGATGTCGGCCAGTGCCTGAACGTACTGGCGCTCGTCCGGAGTGAACCGGCGCGGGGTGCGCGAGTAAACGCCCAAGAGCCCGAACGATTGGTTCCCGCGCCCGGGGATTCGGACGACGAACCCGCTCACGATTCCTTGGCTTCGGAGGTACGCATCGGCGGCGAACCGGGAAGCGCCTTCGGGTTCTCCCAGTACTGCCGATTCGGAATCGAGGACCGCGCGGACGTGCGCCGTCTCCGCGGTTTGAAAAATGGGACCGGGCGCCTCCGACCACCCGGTGCCCGCGAGTCTGGCCCAAGCTGTAGTGTTCGGCTGGTGCTCGAGAACTTCCGCGCAATCTGCTCCAACGGTGTCTGCGAGTTGGTGAACCGATTCACTACACAGAGCCGCGATGTCGTGGCCCGCAAGGGCCGCCCGTGCCGAGAGTGCGAGAGCCGCTTGTTGGCGCCCGCGCGAGCGGAGTTCGGCGTCCCGAACGACTCGCTCCGTCACATCTTCGACAAGCGTGAGCGTCCCAAGAACATTGGCCCCGGCCGCGAGCGGCAGGATGCGCGCCGATTGCTGCATGCGCCCCTGGTTGGCGCCAGCGATGGGTGTCGGAATCGGAAGAATGTACGAGTGGAAGCGCTGAGACAAGATGGCGGTTTGACCCGCGAGAACCTGTCGAAAATACCGATCCAGCCCGCGCGCCGGTAGGTCGGGAAAGAGGTCGAACAGCTTCCGGCCGAGAACGTCTTCGGCCGCCAACCCGGTCTGGCGTTCGAGCCACCGGTTCCAACCGGTGACCGTGAGTTCGGTGTCGGTAGCGAGCAACCCCCAATCGCCGACGGCATCGAGTTGATTCAGCAGTCCCGCCGAAAGCCCCATCTGTTCCCCTGATCGGGTCGGCAAATGCCAGCCGCCCCCGTTAAGAGCTACGGGCGCGTGATCCGCTCCGCCCATTCTTCAATCGCCTGGACGAACAGGTCCAGCGAACTCACTCCCAGTACCAGAACCATGCACCCGGTCACCTCGCTCGCGCGCACGCGGAACCGCGCACCGACGAGCAGCGCGTGCCGGATCTCGTCGTCCCCGATGACCAGGGAATCGAGCATCGAACCGAGCGAATCCAGGTGGAGCCGAGGGACCGCGAAAGTAAAACGCACTTGCAGCAAATCGCCGAACACACCGAGGCAGGCGTTGAGCAAGATGTTCCCGACCTCGGCGAGCACCTCGCGGGCCGACGCTCCCATTTGCGCGGTCGGGGCGCCGGCATCGGCCAACAGGCTCACGAGTCGAGTGGCCCCTTCAATATCCAGCAAGAGAAACGCATCGCCCGAGACCGGGCCGCCGAAAATCTGGTGAACGGTCGCCACTTCTCCGCGCACGAACCGGCTGAGTGCCGGGAGCAACCCGCTGATGGGTTTCGCGTGTGAGATCGCGCACGACGAACCGCATCCGCGTGAATACGTCCCGTATGGGAACGAGGCGGACGCGCATCACCCCGTCGCGGAGCGTGCGCAACTGGCGCTCGACGGTCAGACTCGTCTCTTGCAACTCGCGCCGTTCGGCGGCCGGGAGCAGAGTGGATACTCGCCCCAAAACTCCATCGAGTCGCGCCCGTGTAATGACCAGTTCGCTGAGCGTTCGCATCAGTTCATCGAGTTTCCCCAGATCCACGCGGACGATGTTACTGGGCGCGAGGGGGGCGGAGCGAGACGGCTCGACAACCGGTTCTGGGGTAGGTGACTCGTAAGACTCGACCCTCAACCCGTCGCCGGCAAAGTGGGACGGGAAATCCGCGTTCGAGCTGGTGACGAGGAACGCGAACGAGATTCCGCCACCGGGGACGGTGATCGGTTCGGCCCGGACGATCTCACCCGCGACGCGCAAGCGCTCGCGAACCGTGCTCACGTTCACCCCGCGCTCGGATAGAACCGGCGTCGGGGTGAACGTCACCCGCCACACCCGGTTACCCGCGCGCAGAACTTCGGGTATGTGATCCGGTTTATCCGGTGGGTGCGCAGAACTGATTGGGGTTTGACGTCGAGTTGCGCTCGCGTTCGCGGTTGGTACGGCGTTCCCATTTGTTAGGGCCGTCAACTGCGCGATCAGCGCATTAAACTCGGGCGGCGGTGTCCCATCGCGCCGGGCGCTGATCGTGCCTTCGAGTGTTCGGGCACCCGCGACAAGGGCGTCCACGCCCGCGGGAGTCAGCGACACGAGATTCTTACGAAGTGCGCCGAGGTACTCTTCCAAATGGTGCGCGAGTAACTCGGCTTCTCGTACCGCGGCGATCCCGGACAACCCTTTGATTGTGTGGAAGTGCCGGAACAGACCGTCGAGGTGCTCGCGCCGGGCTTCCGCTGGGTTCGATTCGAGTTGAAGCAACAAACGCCTGGCCCCGGTCAGGTGCTCGTCGCACTCGACCAGATAGTCGGGGAACAGGTCGCTCGTATCAATCGGCTCGTTCGTCGGCACAGAGTTCAGCTTTGGCGTCGCGTTGATTTCGGAATCCGTCACCAGAAGCAACTAAGGAATAATTACCCCAAAATTACCAATTTACCCAGATATCAAATTCGCATCCCGCGGCTCCGTAACGATGCTTAACCCACATCAGCACTGCAATCGATTCAATCCGCACATTTGAAAGACCGTCTGACAGGAGGTTACTCGGCGGACCCTGAATAGGGCCGGATATGCCCTCATGAATTCCGCGGATACCCCGCTTGGTATTCGTGCTACGGCTCAACACGAACGCGGTCGCCAAATCTATCGACCGAGCGAGTGGCGAGTCGGGCCTCGCACAAACATTCCCGCTGGCAACGGTGACGAAGTGGCTCGGGAACACGCCTTCGGTGGCGCTACGACACTACGTCGACCCGACCGAATCCGCGCTCGAGCGAGCCGTTACCTGGATACCAAGAAGCGGCGCAGCCGGCGCAAACGACGGCACGGCAGGTTCCGGCAGCGAATAGCAAGGAGCCGCAAGAGGGGACTGCAAACGCCGACGGAGTAGCGACTTACGCCACTCCGTGCGACAATTCGCGAGACACTGCAAATCTGACCAGTGGAGGCGCGGGGAATCGAACCCCGGTCCCGACGCGCTTCCGCGCCGGCATCTACGTGTGTAGCCCGTTTACTTCCGCGGTACACCCTTACGGGCTACCGCGCGTTTGTCGGACCGGTTTCCTACGGGCGGGACTCCGGGACAACTATCGGCCAGAGTTTTTTAGCGGGAACGGCCGCCGAGTCGGACCGGGTAGTGTCCCCGGTCCTCGAGTTCCCACGAGCCTGACTTGCGTCCGAACCAGTACCTCTCAGGCGAAGACACCGGAACGGCTCACGGGTTATTAAGCCGCGAGGGAGTACTGCGGTTCAGCAGTTAAATTTTGATCAGTTTTTTACGTGGCCAACTGATCAACCACGACACGCCACCGAACACTTCCGACACCCGGTCGATACCAGATCGCCCCCGGTTAAATACCTACTCCTTCGATAGGCACCGGTATTATACGATTCACCCTGGCGGAAAAAAGTTCGGTTCCCACCGCTCCCACTCACCGTTCCTCCCACGCGGAGTTCCCGAGCATGTTCTGTGCCCCTCTGCTTTTCGCGCTCGTCGCGGCCGATCCCGCGCCGAAACCGTTCCCACTGTGGTCCGGCAAAGCGCCGCACGCGGTCGGAGACTCGGCGACCGACAAACCGGAACTCACCGCGTACCGGCCCGCGAAGCCCAACGGCGCCGCGGTCGTCGTTTGTCCCGGGGGTGGGTACGGGTTCCTGGCCGACGACCACGAGGGCAAGCAGGTCGCGGAGTTCTTCACCAAGGCTGGGGTGACCGCGTTCGTGCTGAAGTACCGGATTGTGGGAAAGGACCGCCCCGGTCCGCTCGGCGAGGCCCCGCTCGCGGACGCGCAGCGCGCCATCCGCTTGGTGCGCGCGAAGGCGAAAGACTACGGCGTCGATCCCAAGCGCGTCGGCATCATGGGCTTCTCGGCGGGTGGGCACCTGGCGAGCACCGCAGCCACGCATTTCGACAAGGGCGGATTGAAAAACGACGACGATGTCGAGAAGGAGAGCTGCCGTCCAGACTTCGCGATCCTCGCGTACCCGGTCATCTCGATGGAGGACGGCGTGACGCACGGCGGGAGCCGCAAGAACCTGCTCGGCGACAACCCGGGCGCGAAACTCATCGAGCTGTATTCGAACGAGAAGCAGGTGACGAAGGACACCCCGCCGACGTTCCTGTTCCACACGAGCGCGGACACGGCCGTGGTGCCCGAGAACGCGGTGCGTTTCTACCTCGCGTGCAAGAAGGCCGGCGTGCCGATCGAGATGCACATTTACGAAAAGGGGTGGCACGGGGTCGGGTTGGGCCGCGACCCGAAGTGGACCGGCGGCGAGAAGTCGGTCGAGACGTGGCCCGATCGACTCCTCGATTGGATGAAGGCCCGCGACCTGCTGGGCAAGGCGGAAAAGTAAGTCGCTATTCGCGCGCCTTCGCCAACCAGGGGCGGAGGTGCGTGTCGGCGAACCACCGGCTGTACTTCGCGGCCCCGTCCGGGGTCAGGTGGTAGCCGTCAACGAAGTCCTCTTCGGCGAAATGGGTCGGGGCCGGAAACACCGTGACCCCGACTTCGTCTACTAGCGTTTGGGTGTAATACTCGACGCGCCCGTGCGCACACGGGCAGTACAACCCGCGCAGCCACGGCGATTCGGGAGCCCACACGACCGCGACCGTGATCCCCTCCATGCGGCACCGCGCCACCAAATCGCGTATCGCCCGGTCCGAGACGTCGCTGATGTCCTTGCGGTTGGTCACCCGGGCCTGTGCGCGTGCGTTCTCCCGCAATATTTCGCGCTTCGTTTCCCAGAGGTGTTCGACCGGGAACCGGACGAAGCCGAACGAATCCATCTCTTCCCACGAACGGCTCTCGAACTTCACCGATCCGGCTCGCATGTCCGGGGCCACCTCGCCGACGATCGCGTCCCAGCGCACGGACCAGGGATTAATCCGCGCCGTTCGGAGTGCGCGGCGCAGCTCCGTTCCGCCCGCCTCGTAGGGCGCGAGCCGGCGGAGGTCGGCACCCGAAAGTCCGTCGCGCCGCGGCCAGGCTTGTACCTCGGCCGGTCCGCCCGTGACCGTTTCGGCTTGGCCGACAAACAGCAACACCGCACGGGGCTTCACACCGTCGTCGAGGGCACGAGCGAGTGTCAGCCACGAGACGAGCGGCGGCGCGGCGCGGTACCCGAAGTTGTAGACGACCGGTGCGCCGGGTTCGTCCGGGAAGTTCATTGCAGCCGGCGAGACGCCCATCTGGGCGCGCGACGAACCGAGGACCAGAACCAGCGGGCGCTCGGGGCGCTCCGCCTGCCACTTCTGCACGTGCTTCAGCCGGTACGCATATTCCGGGTCTCGTAACTCCGGCTTCACCGTTTCTGATGCTATGGTCAGCGCGCCGGTGAGTACCGCGAACAATCCGAACCCGATCCCCAGCGCGATCCGGGCCGACCGCCCCCGGTTCGTGAGCGCCGCGCGCGTCGCACGCAGAGTACGAGAGGAGCCGCCCGCGGTGCCGGTTTTGACTTCCTGGTACCGGGCCGCAACGACCCGTTCCCGAGAAGCGTCGCTTTCGAGCGACCGCGCGTCGCCAAACCCGTCGCGGCGCTCGCGGAACGGGAAGACGCGGGACAGTTGACCCAATATCAGCGAATTCAGGCGCGGCGAACCGGGCATCAGCGAACCTGGCGAAAGAAGTAAGTGTGCCTACCGAATAGACTCGAGCCACGGTCGGAGGTGCCGGTCCGCCAGCCCGCGACTGAACCGGGCGGCGGTGCGGCGCAGAGCATGGTGCCCGTCGGCGAAGTCCTCTTCCGCGAAATCGGTCGGCGCATCAAATACCGGGCACTTCAACTCGTCTGACAACATTCGCGCGAACGCGCCCAGCGCCGACCGGGACTCGGGCGAGTACCAGCTTTGGAAGATCGGCGATTCGGGCGAGAGGTAGAACGCGACCGGGACGCCCGCGGCGCGGCAATCGCTCACGAGATCGCGGACCGCGCGTTCGGCCAGTTCACTCACTCGGAGGTCGCGGACCACGGGACCGTAACAAGCAAATGCGTAGTCCCGTTTGCGCTCGCGGTCCGCGGGGGAGACCGCTTGGGGGTACGCACTGAACCCCCAAGCGTCGGTCATGGTCCACTGGAACGCCACACGCTCCCGCCACGGTTGGAGCTCCGGTGCTAGGTGGCTGAGGATCGTCATGTGGAACGCCTCCCACGAGTTCACTCGCGTGCCGAGCCACCGGCGCCGGAGCGCGGCCGGGTCGTCGAGATACGGTTCCAGGCGCTTCAGATCGGTCGCGGTGAGGCGCGCGGGCTGGTCGAACAGGTCGTCGACGGAGCCGTGGTACGCGAGCGTCCCGGGGAGAATTTCGACCACAACCGCGGCCGGGCGCACGCCGTCATCGAACAGGCGCTGGAGCGTCAGGCGCAGGTGCGGCGGTCGGGCACCGGACTGCCCGAAATTGAACACGAGTGGCGATCCGGCTTCGTCCGGAAACTCCATCGCCGACGGGTCGATCACGTTCTGTGTGCGCGACGTGCCGACCACGAGTACCAGCGGCCGGTCCGGGTGGGCACGCTGCTGCGCCCGCGTGCGCACGAGCCGGTAGCCGTACTCCGGGTCGCGCACTTGCGGCAGCGCCGTTTCAACCGAAACGGACAGGACCGCGTTCGCGACGAGAAGTGCAACCGCGCCCCACAACACCGTTCGCAGGGCGCGCCGGCGGGTTCTGGACCCGGACGAGGAAGATACTTGTACGACCACGGGTTTACGCAATTGAGGAACGAACCGTGAGCGAGTAAGGGGCGATGCGCCGGGCGCTTGGTTCACGGGGGCTCTCCGGGCGCGGGGAACGCGGCACTAATGGCACGGCCGAACCGCGCGGTAAACGCCCCGGCACCGGTGCGCGACAGGTGGTGACCGTCCGCGAGTTGGTCTTCCGCCATCCAGTTCCGCGCGTCAATCGCTGGAACATCCACTTCGCGCACGAGGCCCGCGAAGTGTTCGCGGGCGGCACGTTCCACAGCGGGCGGGTACCAGCTCTGAAACTCGGGCGATTCTGGAAGATAGAAGAGGCCGACCCGCGCGCCTTGCGCACGAGCGAATGAAACGGCCTCGCGCAGCGCGCGATCCGAGTCCGGGTGGATCGCGTGCCCAGCGAACTGGCGCTGATAGTCGGGACGGTAGTGATCGAGGAACAGGCACCGGGTGTCCGCGTCGTCGGGTCGCACGTCCATTCCGGGCAACCACCCCCAACGGTCCAGTTCCCTCCAGGGCACGTTGGCGTGCTGGTTCATCGCGAGATACTTGGGTGACGCTAGTGCCAGCCACCGCTCCCGGTTCGCGAAGATCGGGTTCGCACGCGCGATAATCATCGAGCGCTCGGTGCGAGCGGAATCGCGGAAGTAATTGCGAACAATGGGGACGTCATCAAATCGCAACCGCTGACCGACGCGGTACTGTTCAGCGAACGACCCGTCCTGGCGGAGCACCGGCGGCCAGTATTCGAGCAAGACGACCGTGGGGTGAAACCCGTCCGCATATGCGCGCCGGAGTGCGATCAGTTGCTGAATCGGTCCCGCTCCGACCGTTCCGAAGTTGAACAGGAGCGGATCGCTCGGCGTTCCGGGTCGCTCGGCTTCCCACGAATCCGGCTTCACACCCATACACGTGCGCGAGGAACCGAACACCAGCACGAGCGGTCGGCCCGGGTTTTCGGCAACGCGCTCGCGCAGGCGC
This region of Gemmata massiliana genomic DNA includes:
- a CDS encoding alpha/beta hydrolase, whose protein sequence is MFCAPLLFALVAADPAPKPFPLWSGKAPHAVGDSATDKPELTAYRPAKPNGAAVVVCPGGGYGFLADDHEGKQVAEFFTKAGVTAFVLKYRIVGKDRPGPLGEAPLADAQRAIRLVRAKAKDYGVDPKRVGIMGFSAGGHLASTAATHFDKGGLKNDDDVEKESCRPDFAILAYPVISMEDGVTHGGSRKNLLGDNPGAKLIELYSNEKQVTKDTPPTFLFHTSADTAVVPENAVRFYLACKKAGVPIEMHIYEKGWHGVGLGRDPKWTGGEKSVETWPDRLLDWMKARDLLGKAEK
- a CDS encoding Hpt domain-containing protein translates to MTDSEINATPKLNSVPTNEPIDTSDLFPDYLVECDEHLTGARRLLLQLESNPAEARREHLDGLFRHFHTIKGLSGIAAVREAELLAHHLEEYLGALRKNLVSLTPAGVDALVAGARTLEGTISARRDGTPPPEFNALIAQLTALTNGNAVPTANASATRRQTPISSAHPPDKPDHIPEVLRAGNRVWRVTFTPTPVLSERGVNVSTVRERLRVAGEIVRAEPITVPGGGISFAFLVTSSNADFPSHFAGDGLRVESYESPTPEPVVEPSRSAPLAPSNIVRVDLGKLDELMRTLSELVITRARLDGVLGRVSTLLPAAERRELQETSLTVERQLRTLRDGVMRVRLVPIRDVFTRMRFVVRDLTRETHQRVAPGTQPVRARRSGDRSPDFRRPGLGRCVSLAGY
- a CDS encoding sensor histidine kinase; its protein translation is MGLSAGLLNQLDAVGDWGLLATDTELTVTGWNRWLERQTGLAAEDVLGRKLFDLFPDLPARGLDRYFRQVLAGQTAILSQRFHSYILPIPTPIAGANQGRMQQSARILPLAAGANVLGTLTLVEDVTERVVRDAELRSRGRQQAALALSARAALAGHDIAALCSESVHQLADTVGADCAEVLEHQPNTTAWARLAGTGWSEAPGPIFQTAETAHVRAVLDSESAVLGEPEGASRFAADAYLRSQGIVSGFVVRIPGRGNQSFGLLGVYSRTPRRFTPDERQYVQALADIIGTAAERKQLDAELRLRVGELAEADRRKDEFLAMLAHELRNPLAPVRNAVQILQATYTHDPVVTRLAEMLGRQVGQMVHMVDDLLDVSRFTRGKVELRKELLVLADAVTRAVETARPLIDARHHAIEVSVPAEPIHLDADPTRLTQILGNLLNNAAKYTEDGGRIWLSAARNGDEAVVRVRDTGIGLAPEMLLRAFDLFTQESRTLDRAQGGLGIGLTLVRSLVELHGGTVRAFSDGPGLGSEFVACPRRRPVRRKPTSGAPRARRSNQHAGY